The genomic segment TGGTGGCGACCGTGCGGCTGCCGTGCGCGCGGGCGAAGGCGGCGACCTGCCCGGCCACGTCGCCCCGCAGGACGTGCACGGGGAGTTCCGTGACGCACTCGTGAATGAACGTCTGCCGCTTGGCGCTCACCTGCCACTGCCGCAGCAGGTCGTCATCCCACACGAACACGGCCGGGCGGTCCGGGTAGGCCGTCAGCGCCTCGTGCGTGGGCGAGAGGCGATCCCCATGCACCCACACCACCGCGTCCGGGACGGGCTGCGGCGCGGGGGGCGCCTCCCACGGCACCGCCTGAAGATGCGCGGAGTCGAGGTGCCCCTCCCCGCCCGGCGCGGCCTTCTTGCCTGCGAACAGCCGCTCGGACAGCGCGGCGTACGTCGCGTCGAACGGGCACCCCCCCGACGCGAGGGGGCACGCGGCGCAGTACCGCTGTCCGGCGTACTTCTGGAGGTTCCCCCGGTTCCACAGGTACGGGTAGGCGCGCCACGTGCTCGCCACCCACTGCCAGTTCAGGTTGTTGTTCGCCGGGTCGCCGTCCAGCAGGTGCGTCAGGAACCAGCTCGCGCCGCCCTGCCACCACACGCGGCGGTGATGCACGACGTAACTGGCCAGCCACATGCGCGCGTGGTTGTGCAGGTACCCCGTCTCCCGCAGTTCGCGGGACCACACGTCGATGCACGCGAGGCCCGTGGTGCCCTGAGCGATGTCCTCCGGGAAGTCGTCCGCGTACGCCGACTGCGGCAGGCCCGTCTGGCACGGCTGGAAGTTCTGCCACACCAGGTCCCCCACCTGCGCGTACACCCGCGTGAAGTAGTCGTGCCAGCTGAGTTCGTTCACGAACTTCCACGCGCGGCTGGGCGCCGTGGCGGGCACGCGGGCCAGGGCGGCGTCCCGCACCTCCGCCAGGGTCAGCACCCCATGCCGGATGTACGGGGAGAGGCGGCTGACGTGACCGTCCAGGGACGAGCGGTCCCGGCCGTACGTGACCGGGTCCAGCCGCGCCAGGGCCTCCAGCGCCGCCGCGCGACCACCCCGCGCGAACCCACGTTGGTGCGGGTCGCGGGCATACACCTCGGGGAACAGCTGGGCGGGGGGCGTGTCGCGCAGGCTGCCGGGCAGGGTCATACCAGAGTGTGACGCACGCCCCCACCCGGGACGGTAGCGTGGGCCGCATGCCCCTGCTGCTGATCGTATCCGGCATGCCCGCCTCCGGAAAGTCCACGCTGGGCGCCCGACTGGCCCACGCGCTCAGCTGGCCGTTCGTGACCAAGGACGAGTACAAGGCCCTCCTGCTGGGCCGCCTGCCGGAACTGACGCGGGACGTGTCCGGCCCCCTGAGTTTCGACGTGATGTGGCACGTGGCAGGCGTCACCCTCGCCGCAGGCATGGACACCGTGCTGGAATCGCACTTCTACCACGGGGTCAGTGAAGCCCACATCCTCACACTTGCCCACACCCACGGGGCGAGGGTCGCCCAGGTGTTCTGCCACGCGCCCATGAACGTCCTTCAGGCGCGGCACGACGCGCGGGTCGCGTCTGGACGCAGGCCGGGCATCGACCTGCCCATGGAGTACGCCACCCTGCCGGGGCACTGCTGCTGGACGCCACTGGGACTCAGGGACGCGCCCTGCCTGACCGTGGACACCACGGGACCGGACGTGCTGCCCGACGTGCTGTCCTGGCTGAAGTCCCCGAGTGTCCTGACGGCATAGAGAAAGCAGCCCGGTGCGGGGCTGCCCTGATGGTGCAGATAGGCTGGGGTGACCAGCATGTCCTGCTCGCGCGTCCGTTTTTTGTGAATCCCAGAGGTGGACGCCTCCCTCAAGTGCAGTGATGCCTGTCCGGTGCCGGGGCGCGAAGGAATTCGCGCAGAGTCCAGGGGACGGTGTCCACAGTGGACGTTCGCTCGTGAGAACCAGCGGGATAGGCACGGCACGACCTCGTCAGGTCAGAAATATAAGTATGGCAGACGTTCGGGAATCTGTCAACTGCCCAGGCCGGGTTCTGCTTTCAACGGAGTGCTTCTTCGGGGTGCCTTTGGAAGGCCTGCGCCTGCGGAGAGCTGAGGGGCTCAGTTTAAACGGTTGCGCCTGGCGGCGGGCCTCCCCACCCCCCAGCCCCCTACCCCAGAGGGGCAAGGGGAGCGGTCGCTGCGCTCAGCAGGTATTTATTTGAGGTGGTCAGCGGGCATGCGGCGGGGACGGCCACTGATAGGCTTGCGGACCTTCGGATTCGCCGCTTGCGCCCCGCGCGCTGCGCGCACGACGGGCTCGTCTGCCACGACGCCCATGGGACCAGTCAACTTGGTGCGGGCCGGAAGGTTCTACTTTTTCTCGCCTCTGCAAAAGCTGCGGTTTTCAAAGTCGACCAGTCGCGGGGAGCAGGTTGCCCTGTCACTAACCGCAGACCACCACCGGCCGTCGTGCGCGAAGCGCGCGGGCCTACGAGGGGGCGGAGGATGGCGTCGAAGCCGGACCCGTCACCGCCCGACGCACCTCCGCCGCGCCGAAAGAACCTCTTGCCCAGTGCAACGCCGCTCCCCCTACCCCAGAGGGGCAGGGGGGTGGGGGGTGGGGAGGCCCGCCGCAGGACATCACCCAGAACAGTCACCCCCGCCGCCCCTCGACCCAGTAGACGATCAGCCCGGCGAGGATGCCCCAGAAGGGCGCGCCGATGCCGAGCGGGGTGATGCCGCTGAGGGCGACGAGGAGAACGACGGGCGCAGCAAGGCTGCCCGCCGCGGCTCCCTGGAAGGCAGCCTGGAGGCTGCTGCCCATGGCGGCGAGCAGGGCGAGTCCGGCGAGTGCGGCGATGGCCTGGGTGGGGAGGATGCCGAGGAGGTGCAGGACGGTGCCGGCGAACAGCGCCACGATCATGTTGAACACGCCGGCCCAGATGGCGGCGGTGTAGCGTTTGCGGGGGTCGGGGTGCGCTTCGGGGCCGGTGACGATGTTGGCGAGCAGGGCGCCGAGGGTGAGGTTGTGGCATCCGGCGAATGCGGCGGCGCTGCTGGCGATGCCGCAGGCGCGGAGGATGGGGCCGGGTGCGGGTTCGTAGCCGCTGGTTTTGAGGACGCCGAAGCCGGGGACGAACTGGCCGGTGAAGGCGAGGAGGGTGAGTGGGAGGGCGAGGTTGAGGGTGGCGTGCAGGCTGAATTGCGGGAGGACGAATTCCGGGCGGGTGAGGGCGAGGGCGACGGGCTGGGTGTCCCAGAGGTTCAGGACGCCGCTGGCGATCACGCCGGTCAGGAGGACGCCCGCGACTGCCCAGCGCGGTGCGACGAGCCGCAGTGCGAAGTACGCGACGATCATCACGCCGACCAGCGTGGGGGCGGTGCCGAAGGCCTGGAGTGCGCGGAACCCGAACGGGAGGAGGATCGCGGCGTTCAGCGCGGCCGCCAGTGGGGCGGGGATGGCCTGCAGGGCGCGCGTGAGGGGCGGGAACAACCCCAGGCCCAGCACCAGCAGCCCCGACGTGAGGAACGCCCCGACCGCCTCCGGGAACGGGATGCCCGGCAGGGCCGTCACGAGCAGCGCGATGCCCGGCGTGCTCCACGTGACCAGGATCGGCATGCGGGTGCGCAGGCTCAGGATGATGCCGGTCAGGCCCGCCAGCAGCGCGTGCGCCCACAGCCACGACATCGCCTGACCGTCGCTGAGGTTCGCGGCCTGCGCCACCGAGTAGATCAGCACGTTTGGGCCCGCCCAGCCGATCAGCATGGTGATCAGCCCGGCCAGCACCGCGCTGGGGTGCGAATCCCGCCAGAACGAGGGTGCAGGACTGGCGGCAGGGAGCGTGGTCATGCCCCCGAGTGTGCGCTCGAATGGCCCCCCGTGGGCAGAGGCAATGGCCCGTGCATTGGCCTGCTCATCCAGACAGATTGGCCTGTACGCTGAAGCGCATGCCCACGCCGCCCAGCCCGACCGACGCGCCCCACTGGGCCGCCCTGCTGCGCGGCTGGCGCGACCACCCCGGCCCCCTCCACACCCGCCTGCACACCCACCTCCAGCACGCCATCGAACGCGGGGAACTCACACTAGGACAGCGCCTCCCCGCCGAACGCACCCTCGCAGCCCTGCTCGGCGTCAGCCGCGCCACCGCCGTCACCGCCCTCGACGACCTCACCGCCAGCGGCTACCTCACCCGGCACGTCGGCCGCGGCACGCACGTCGCCCCCACCGCCCCCCGCGCCCAACCCCTCCTCACGCTGCGCACCCCCGTCGGCACCGCCCACCCCAGCGAGATCGACCTCACAATAGCGGTCCCCATCCTCACCGACCAGCAGCGCGACCGCCTGCGCGACGCCGCCGCACACGCCCACTACGACAGCCCCTACCACCCCCACGGCCTCCCCGAACTCCGCGACCTCATCGCCCAGCAGTACACCCACGCCGGACTCCCCACCACCACCGAACAGATCCTCATCACCAGCGGCGCCCAACAGGCCATCGCCCTCACCGCCCACACCCTCCTCAGACGCGGCGACACCGCCCTCCTCGAGACCCCCACCTACTTCGGCGCCATTGACGTCATGCGCGCCGCCGGCGCCCACCTCACCGGCACCCCCGTCACCACCCAGCACCTCGACCCCCACCACTTCGCGCACCAGACCCGCACCCACCACCCCCGCCTCGCGTTCCTCACCCCCACCCACCACAACCCCACCGGCACCACCCTCCCCCACCCCGCCCGTCACCACCTCGCCGCGCACCTCCACGACACAGGGCTCCCCACCCTCGAAGACGACACCCTCCTCGACCTCCCCTTCACCGACACCCCACCACCCCCACGCCTCAGCACCCTCGCCCCACACGCCCCCATCCTCAACGTCGGCTCCCTCAGCAAGCTCTACTGGGCCGGCCTGCGCATCGGCTGGCTCCGCCTCCCCCCCACCCTCGCCCCCACCCTGAAGCAAGCCAAGACCCTCACCGACTTCGGCAGCAGCCAACCCGCCCAGCACCTCGCCCTCCACCTCCTCGCCGACCTCCCCACCCTCATCAGTGAACGCCGCGCCGCCATCACCCCCGCCCGCGACCACCTCGCCCAGCTGCTGCGCACCCACCTCCCCGACTGGACGTTCACCACCCCACCCGGCGGACAATTCCTCTGGATCACCCTCCCTGGCCCCACTG from the Deinococcus sedimenti genome contains:
- a CDS encoding FAD-binding domain-containing protein, coding for MTLPGSLRDTPPAQLFPEVYARDPHQRGFARGGRAAALEALARLDPVTYGRDRSSLDGHVSRLSPYIRHGVLTLAEVRDAALARVPATAPSRAWKFVNELSWHDYFTRVYAQVGDLVWQNFQPCQTGLPQSAYADDFPEDIAQGTTGLACIDVWSRELRETGYLHNHARMWLASYVVHHRRVWWQGGASWFLTHLLDGDPANNNLNWQWVASTWRAYPYLWNRGNLQKYAGQRYCAACPLASGGCPFDATYAALSERLFAGKKAAPGGEGHLDSAHLQAVPWEAPPAPQPVPDAVVWVHGDRLSPTHEALTAYPDRPAVFVWDDDLLRQWQVSAKRQTFIHECVTELPVHVLRGDVAGQVAAFARAHGSRTVATTPSPSPRFTAIVAALEAEGFTVQVWPEPVFAASLTPLDLRVHAKYWGQVSASAFGKPPAPPRPRKARTKAGG
- a CDS encoding AAA family ATPase, whose amino-acid sequence is MPLLLIVSGMPASGKSTLGARLAHALSWPFVTKDEYKALLLGRLPELTRDVSGPLSFDVMWHVAGVTLAAGMDTVLESHFYHGVSEAHILTLAHTHGARVAQVFCHAPMNVLQARHDARVASGRRPGIDLPMEYATLPGHCCWTPLGLRDAPCLTVDTTGPDVLPDVLSWLKSPSVLTA
- a CDS encoding benzoate/H(+) symporter BenE family transporter, encoding MTTLPAASPAPSFWRDSHPSAVLAGLITMLIGWAGPNVLIYSVAQAANLSDGQAMSWLWAHALLAGLTGIILSLRTRMPILVTWSTPGIALLVTALPGIPFPEAVGAFLTSGLLVLGLGLFPPLTRALQAIPAPLAAALNAAILLPFGFRALQAFGTAPTLVGVMIVAYFALRLVAPRWAVAGVLLTGVIASGVLNLWDTQPVALALTRPEFVLPQFSLHATLNLALPLTLLAFTGQFVPGFGVLKTSGYEPAPGPILRACGIASSAAAFAGCHNLTLGALLANIVTGPEAHPDPRKRYTAAIWAGVFNMIVALFAGTVLHLLGILPTQAIAALAGLALLAAMGSSLQAAFQGAAAGSLAAPVVLLVALSGITPLGIGAPFWGILAGLIVYWVEGRRG
- a CDS encoding aminotransferase-like domain-containing protein, with translation MPTPPSPTDAPHWAALLRGWRDHPGPLHTRLHTHLQHAIERGELTLGQRLPAERTLAALLGVSRATAVTALDDLTASGYLTRHVGRGTHVAPTAPRAQPLLTLRTPVGTAHPSEIDLTIAVPILTDQQRDRLRDAAAHAHYDSPYHPHGLPELRDLIAQQYTHAGLPTTTEQILITSGAQQAIALTAHTLLRRGDTALLETPTYFGAIDVMRAAGAHLTGTPVTTQHLDPHHFAHQTRTHHPRLAFLTPTHHNPTGTTLPHPARHHLAAHLHDTGLPTLEDDTLLDLPFTDTPPPPRLSTLAPHAPILNVGSLSKLYWAGLRIGWLRLPPTLAPTLKQAKTLTDFGSSQPAQHLALHLLADLPTLISERRAAITPARDHLAQLLRTHLPDWTFTTPPGGQFLWITLPGPTASAYTHHAARHGLRLYPGASMGVTPLPDQYLRIPFTLHPDHIPEAVNRLARAWAEFTSRGSERLA